In Cheilinus undulatus linkage group 14, ASM1832078v1, whole genome shotgun sequence, a genomic segment contains:
- the LOC121521595 gene encoding uncharacterized protein LOC121521595: MDELRWIHISVILTALLHFTVSGNQNFFTIKQGEDVTLPCENVSDHQRCGGTIWLFTDSTNTRTMELSKHGQVGENAGAKSDRLSVTEDCSLMIKKVTQEDAGRYVCRHEKWGREGETLRYLSVVSITEQTNDSYLSVTCDVRTYPYCRHTVKWFNEGSGQDGNNQHVQTSQSDSGCRATAQIPKAHAPRDILLKCEVTDRGRVQYFPFSRQTTGEATKNDPKEMTTAAGSDTAAVARFIVVSVGLSALIITVVTVNIWTRTKGKQSQRNDKVVDEDDEDETVNYENIRASAED, encoded by the exons ATGGATGAGCTCAGATGGATTCACATTTCTGTCATTCTGACAGCGCTGCTTCACTTTACAG TGAGTGGGAATCAAAATTTCTTCACTATCAAACAAGGAGAAGACGTGACTTTGCCTTGTGAGAACGTGAGCGACCATCAGAGATGTGGCGGCACTATATGGCTCTTTACTGattcaacaaacacaagaacAATGGAGCTGAGTAAACATGGGCAGGTTGGTGAAAATGCTGGAGCTAAATCAGACAGACTGAGTGTTACAGAGGATTGTTCTCTGATGATAAAGAAGGTCACACAAGAGGATGCTGGGCGTTATGTCTGTAGACACGAGAAATGGGGACGAGAAGGAGAGACTCTGAGATATCTGTCTGTCGTCAGCA TTACTGAACAAACAAATGACAGTTATCTGTCAGTCACCTGTGATGTGAGGACATATCCATATTGTAGACACACAGTGAAGTGGTTTAACGAGGGTTCAGGCCAGGATGGAAATAATCAACATGTACAAACATCACAGTCTGACTCTGGATGCCGTGCCACCGCCCAAATCCCAAAAGCTCATGCACCCAGAGATATCTTACTGAAGTGTGAAGTCACAGACCGTGGAAGAGTTCAATATTTCCCCTTCAGTCGTCAGACAACAG GTGAGGCCACAAAAAATGACCCAAAAGAAATGACAACAGCAGCAGGATCAGACACAGCTGCAGTTG CCAGGTTCATCGTTGTCTCTGTGGGTTTATCAGCTCTCATCATAACTGTTGTGACCGTCAACATATGGACAAGAACTAAAG GGAAACAATCACAGAGGAATGATAAGGTg gtggatgaggatgatgaagatgagacAGTGAACTATGAAAACATCAGAGCTTCTGCAGAGGATTGA
- the LOC121521637 gene encoding uncharacterized protein LOC121521637 isoform X1: protein MDELRWIHISVILTALLHFTVSGNRHFFTIKQGEDVTLPCENVINHQQRCGGTTWLFIDSTNTRTVELIERGWVNKNAGAKSDRLSVTEDCSLVMTKVTQEDVGHYFCRQEKLGSQGDTLSYLSVVNITEHTDHSYLSVTCDVRTPGGCRHTVKWFNEGSDQDENNQHVQTSQSDSGCCAIARIPKAHASRDILLKCEVTERDTGRVQHFPFSRQTTVIFLFLLMTENVDRDEVAVTCSLSSYEPCEHSLRWLYEGKDVREHYQGVRISESYCYTSVTFKTSEPKPNSLDCEVTADNKVELFTLRLQPSAEKPGEDTKNDPKETTTSATMTPTGPTEHITAAGTNDSSNLHTRFIVVSVGLSALIITVVTVNI from the exons ATGGATGAGCTCAGATGGATTCACATTTCTGTCATTCTGACAGCGCTGCTTCACTTTACAG TGAGTGGGAATCGACATTTCTTCACCATCAAACAAGGAGAAGACGTGACTTTGCCTTGTGAGAACGTGATCAACCATCAGCAGAGATGTGGTGGTACTACATGGCTCTTTATAGattcaacaaacacaagaacAGTGGAGCTGATTGAACGTGGATGGGTAAATAAAAATGCTGGAGCTAAATCAGACAGACTGAGTGTTACAGAGGATTGTTCTCTGGTGATGACGAAGGTCACACAAGAGGATGTTGGGCATTATTTCTGTAGACAGGAGAAATTGGGATCACAAGGAGATACTCTGAGTTATCTGTCTGTTGTCAACA TTACTGAACATACAGACCACAGTTATCTGTCAGTCACCTGTGATGTGAGGACACCTGGAGGTTGTAGACACACAGTGAAGTGGTTTAATGAGGGTTCAGACCAGGATGAGAATAACCAACATGTACAAACATCACAGTCTGACTCTGGATGCTGTGCCATCGCCCGAATCCCAAAAGCTCATGCATCCAGAGATATCTTGCTGAAGTGTGAAGTCACAGAACGGGACACTGGAAGAGTTCAACATTTCCCCTTCAGTCGTCAGACAACAG TCATATTTCTATTTCTCTTAATGACTGAGAATGTGGACAGAGATGAGGTGGCTGTAACCTGCTCTCTGTCATCATATGAACCATGTGAACACTCTCTGAGGTGGCTGTATGAGGGTAAAGATGTGAGAGAACATTATCAAGGTGTGAGGATATCAGAGAGTTACTGCTACACCTCTGTGACCTTCAAGACTTCTGAACCAAAACCAAACTCTCTGGATTGTGAAGTTACTGCTGATAACAAAGTGGAGCTCTTTACCCTCAGACTTCAGCCCTCAGCTGAGAAACCAG GTGAGGACACAAAAAATGACccaaaagaaacaacaacatcAGCAACAATGACACCAACAGGACCGACTGAACATATCACAGCAGCAGGAACCAATGACTCTTCTAATCTGCACA CCAGGTTCATCGTTGTCTCTGTGGGTTTATCAGCTCTCATCATAACTGTTGTGACTGTCAACATATGA
- the LOC121521637 gene encoding uncharacterized protein LOC121521637 isoform X2, which yields MDELRWIHISVILTALLHFTVSGNRHFFTIKQGEDVTLPCENVINHQQRCGGTTWLFIDSTNTRTVELIERGWVNKNAGAKSDRLSVTEDCSLVMTKVTQEDVGHYFCRQEKLGSQGDTLSYLSVVNITEHTDHSYLSVTCDVRTPGGCRHTVKWFNEGSDQDENNQHVQTSQSDSGCCAIARIPKAHASRDILLKCEVTERDTGRVQHFPFSRQTTGEDTKNDPKETTTSATMTPTGPTEHITAAGTNDSSNLHTRFIVVSVGLSALIITVVTVNI from the exons ATGGATGAGCTCAGATGGATTCACATTTCTGTCATTCTGACAGCGCTGCTTCACTTTACAG TGAGTGGGAATCGACATTTCTTCACCATCAAACAAGGAGAAGACGTGACTTTGCCTTGTGAGAACGTGATCAACCATCAGCAGAGATGTGGTGGTACTACATGGCTCTTTATAGattcaacaaacacaagaacAGTGGAGCTGATTGAACGTGGATGGGTAAATAAAAATGCTGGAGCTAAATCAGACAGACTGAGTGTTACAGAGGATTGTTCTCTGGTGATGACGAAGGTCACACAAGAGGATGTTGGGCATTATTTCTGTAGACAGGAGAAATTGGGATCACAAGGAGATACTCTGAGTTATCTGTCTGTTGTCAACA TTACTGAACATACAGACCACAGTTATCTGTCAGTCACCTGTGATGTGAGGACACCTGGAGGTTGTAGACACACAGTGAAGTGGTTTAATGAGGGTTCAGACCAGGATGAGAATAACCAACATGTACAAACATCACAGTCTGACTCTGGATGCTGTGCCATCGCCCGAATCCCAAAAGCTCATGCATCCAGAGATATCTTGCTGAAGTGTGAAGTCACAGAACGGGACACTGGAAGAGTTCAACATTTCCCCTTCAGTCGTCAGACAACAG GTGAGGACACAAAAAATGACccaaaagaaacaacaacatcAGCAACAATGACACCAACAGGACCGACTGAACATATCACAGCAGCAGGAACCAATGACTCTTCTAATCTGCACA CCAGGTTCATCGTTGTCTCTGTGGGTTTATCAGCTCTCATCATAACTGTTGTGACTGTCAACATATGA